A window from Leifsonia shinshuensis encodes these proteins:
- a CDS encoding AAA family ATPase: MKLIVLRGASGSGKSTVAALLRQRLGTGIALVEQDYLGRVVLGLRATDDGTSADALDALARAALRTAPAVLVEGILSSERYGAVIEGLRGIPGVSSWLYRFRLPFEETVARHATREKAGSFGEDELRRWWPGDDLLRDHDGRPVEQLIGPEATAEQVAERIIADAGLVAGD, encoded by the coding sequence GTGAAGCTGATCGTTCTCCGCGGCGCCTCCGGTTCGGGCAAGTCGACGGTCGCGGCCCTGCTCCGGCAGCGGCTCGGCACCGGCATCGCGCTGGTGGAGCAGGACTACCTGGGTCGCGTCGTCCTCGGGCTCCGGGCCACGGACGACGGCACCAGCGCGGATGCGTTGGATGCGCTGGCCCGCGCGGCGCTGCGGACCGCTCCCGCCGTGCTCGTCGAGGGCATCCTCTCGTCCGAGCGCTACGGTGCCGTGATCGAAGGACTCCGCGGCATCCCCGGTGTGTCGTCGTGGCTGTACCGCTTCCGCCTCCCCTTCGAGGAGACGGTGGCCCGCCACGCGACCCGGGAGAAGGCGGGTTCGTTCGGCGAGGACGAGCTCCGGCGCTGGTGGCCCGGCGACGACCTGCTCCGCGATCACGACGGCCGGCCGGTCGAGCAGCTGATCGGGCCCGAGGCGACGGCCGAGCAGGTCGCCGAGCGGATCATCGCCGACGCGGGCCTGGTCGCCGGCGACTAG